In a genomic window of Pedobacter sp. KBS0701:
- a CDS encoding FtsX-like permease family protein: MNFEYFIAGRIAVKSERTFSKLIVRIAIAGVMLSLAVMILSIAIIKGFKTEIQDKVRGYLGDVQITRYDLNNSFEHSPFTLDGETKKMLKNNPDVEYYYPFATKPGILSANNEIEGINFKGIDKSYNWDYIKQHIISGTIIDFSDSTAAMQELLISNYTANRLKLKTGDDFIMYFVQNQLRPRKFKIVGIYDIGVEDIDKGFVLGNLNIIKRLNNWKANEIGGIEIRIKDFNRLKPIANNIYEGLPRHLRSYSIEENFPNIFTWLGLLDVNTRVLLILMLIVGVINMVTALLIMILEKTNMIGMLKSFGASNWSIMKIFLYNAAYLIGIGLLLGNILGLGLGFLQQSTHIFKLNQASYFLAYAPIEFHFIDVLLLNVVTVAVCLTVLIIPSLLISKVSPLKAIRFK; encoded by the coding sequence TTGAATTTCGAATATTTCATAGCAGGGCGGATAGCCGTTAAATCTGAGCGCACTTTTTCAAAGCTTATTGTTCGCATTGCCATAGCAGGCGTGATGTTGAGTTTAGCTGTTATGATTCTTTCTATAGCGATTATTAAAGGCTTTAAAACTGAAATCCAGGATAAAGTGAGGGGCTATTTAGGCGATGTACAAATTACCCGTTACGATCTGAACAATTCATTTGAGCATTCACCCTTCACACTTGATGGAGAAACGAAAAAGATGCTCAAAAATAATCCAGATGTTGAATATTATTATCCTTTTGCTACAAAACCGGGCATCCTTTCTGCCAATAATGAAATTGAAGGCATTAATTTTAAAGGGATAGACAAAAGCTATAATTGGGATTACATTAAACAGCATATTATCAGCGGAACCATCATCGATTTTTCTGACAGTACGGCTGCCATGCAAGAACTGCTTATTTCGAATTATACTGCCAATCGCTTAAAACTCAAAACAGGCGATGATTTTATCATGTACTTTGTTCAAAACCAGTTGCGGCCGCGTAAATTTAAAATTGTAGGCATTTATGATATCGGTGTAGAAGATATTGATAAGGGATTTGTACTGGGCAATCTGAATATTATTAAACGGCTGAATAACTGGAAAGCCAACGAAATTGGTGGCATAGAAATCAGGATTAAGGATTTTAACAGGCTTAAGCCCATTGCCAATAATATTTACGAGGGGCTTCCCCGCCATTTGCGCTCTTACTCTATTGAAGAAAATTTCCCTAATATTTTTACCTGGTTAGGCCTTCTTGATGTAAACACCAGAGTACTTTTAATCCTGATGCTCATCGTAGGCGTAATTAACATGGTTACTGCACTGTTGATTATGATTTTAGAGAAAACCAATATGATTGGGATGCTAAAATCTTTTGGAGCAAGCAACTGGAGCATTATGAAAATTTTCCTTTACAATGCGGCTTATTTAATTGGGATTGGCTTGTTACTTGGTAATATTCTGGGCTTAGGACTTGGTTTCTTACAGCAGTCCACTCACATTTTTAAACTGAATCAAGCGTCTTACTTTTTAGCTTATGCACCCATAGAATTCCATTTTATAGATGTGCTGCTGCTTAATGTTGTCACTGTAGCGGTGTGCTTAACAGTTTTGATTATTCCTTCACTATTGATTAGCAAGGTTTCTCCGCTTAAAGCAATCAGGTTTAAATAA